A genome region from Rhizophagus irregularis chromosome 14, complete sequence includes the following:
- a CDS encoding 60S ribosomal protein uL30: MSTGLTVPTAEQIRVPETLLKKRKNQDKITAEKAAALAEKRKAAKETRRKIFKRAERYIKEYRAAERQEIRLRRQAKACGNFYVPAQPKLAFVVRIKGINHIPPKPRKILQLLRLLQINNGVFVKLTKATKQMLQLVTPYVAYGEPNLKSVRELIYKRGYVKVNRQRIPITDNAIIEQNLGKFGIICVEDLVHEIFTVGPNFKQANNFLWPFKLSNPNGGWHTRKFRHYVEGGDFGDREDRINELIRKMN; this comes from the exons ATGTCCACCGGGTT AACTGTGCCCACTGCTGAGCAGATCCGTGTCCCTGAGACCCTCTTAAAGAAGAGGAAAAACCAAGATAAGATTACTGCGGAGAAAGCTGCTGCTCTCGCAGAGAAGCGTAAG gCAGCCAAAGAGACCCGTAGAAAAATCTTCAAACGTGCTGAAAGATACATTAAGGAATATCGTGCTGCAGAGCGTCAAGAAATCCGATTGCGTCGTCAAGCAAAGGCATGTGGTAATTTCTATGTTCCGGCTCAACCAAAGTTGGCCTTTGTTGTTCGTATCAAAGG taTCAATCACATACCACCTAAGCCACGCAAGATTCTTCAACTTTTGCGCCTCCTTCAAATTAATAATGgagtttttgttaaattaactAAGGCAACCAAGCAAATGCTTCAATTGGTTACACCCTATGTTGCATATGGTGAGCCCAATTTGAA aTCAGTTCGAGAACTCATCTACAAACGTGGATACGTAAAAGTAAACAGGCAGCGCATTCCTATAACCGACAACGCTATCATTGAACAGAATCTTggaaaatttggtattatttgTGTTGAAGATTTGGTTCATGAGATTTTCACAGTTGGGCCAAAT TTCAAACAGGCCAATAACTTTCTTTGGCCATTTAAGCTTTCCAATCCTAATGGTGGTTGGCATACTAGGAAGTTTAGACATTATGTTGAAGGCGGTGATTTTGGTGATCGTGAAGATcgtattaatgaattaatccGTAAAATGAATTAG